The nucleotide sequence TCCAGCCACACGGCCAGGCTCATTCCCTCCCACAAGTCTTTAAccttactgttccctctgccttttccCCCAGAACTTCCCTGAATGGCTCCTTCAGGGCATCAGCAACTGGCTCAAAATGAcacctcctcccagaggcccTCTCTGACCAGTGATTCGGACTTAGCTGCTTCTTCCCCACCCCTACGTCTGTTTCATTACAGcaacctgctttattttcttcatagctcttATCACCATGTGAATCGAGTTTTTAACGTCTTATtgtctgccctccccacccctccccaaagaTTACAAGCATCATGAGAGCAGCGACCTTGCCTGTTCTGTTCCCTACTGTAAGTCCAGTACCTGGAACAGCGCTTGGAAATAGTGggtgttcaacaaatatctgttgaaggaATTAATGAATTACATCAATGAAAGCATTAACagagaagaaatatgaagaaaccAGAGCTGCCCTaatagaaacaaggaaataatgtggaagaaataatgttttctttgtccctAACTGCTGAAAGCAGCCAAGTGTCCCCTTCATTTGCATGCACGGAAGTGCTGTTAGAACCTGCACTCGACCATCACCGAGTCAGCGGCACCTGCGGCCCACACCACACCTGCTCCCCTGCTCCCCCACAGCAAAGACCGCAGCTCCTCCCGGAGGCCACCGTGGGAACTGACCGGCAGCTCCTCGGCCTGGCAGCGTTTGAGCAAAACCTGGGGGCATCTTCACATTTAAGCTGAACTGTTAGAGCTAACCCAAATGATGTCCTAAGATGGACCATGCCAGGAGCCTTATATGCTTACTGAAAACTCACAACCACCCTGCAAGGGAGTATTGTTTCACAGACAAGGTTCAGAGACACTAAGTTATTTGTCCAAAATAGTTTACCTAAGTGTATATAAGTACCCAGCATTGGAGCTATACCAAGCTGGTGCCAGGTGAAGTGTTTAGCTGGGAGGAATGATTTTAATCTTTGAATTGCCACATATTCAGAATGCATTCCGTCTGACTAGAGCACCAACCCTCTTTCACAGCCATCTGCTGAATATCACCCATCCTAAATCACGCATCACACATCACTCCTCCAGAGAGCACATCCCAATCTCTCCAGTCAAACGTGATTATTCAGAAGCCACAAAGCCTTGTATCTTCTCCCATGATATCCACACCTTGTGTATTCTGCCTTGGGTATTTTTTGTAAATGTCAACACTACACACTCTAAGCTTTTCCAAGAAAGCTCTCTCCGATGTCATCTAGCTCATGTACAGCACATAGTACACACTCAAAAAATGTTAtctgaatgagtaaatgaattcaTAAAATGGAACTCATTAATTGTGAGGTAAATCACCTTCTAAGTTTAGAAATGGTTACCATTTGACTATTTCCTAATAGACAACGAACTTATATACAGAATCACAGAATTGTTGAATCTAGTGTCAGAGTCCTTGCTGGTTACCTAATCTTCTACCCAGTTATCAGGAAGCCCAGAAATCCTTTCCAAAGCATGCATTTCGCaactacttaaaatatttattgagcacttagtatacgggggggggggggggctgatGACAAGATAAAATATAGCCAAACATAAGACATGCTTTCATGAAACTTAAAGTCTAGTAAGATAAGCAATCAAAAAGGAGGCAAGCAAATTAACAAGATCATTACAGACTGTGACAAGGGCTTGAGGGCCTATGCGATCAAGAGGGCCTGGGGAAGACCATCTTAGATAGATGCTCAAGGAGTGTCTGAGTTGAGACctgaaggaacagaagaaatcaGCCATGACAAGAGCCatgaagaacattccaggcagaaggaacatcAAAGGCAAAGGCTCCAGGTGAGAAATAACatggcatgtttgaggaacagaaaggaggccaACAAGGAGAGTATCTGGCAAGGAGGAGTGGTGGGAGACAACAGGAGAGGTAGCAGCAGCCAAATCAAGTAGGGTCTTGTAAGCCACGGTGAGGAATCTGGCTGGACTTTACACCAAGAGAAGCCACAGAGGGTTTGAAGTAGGAGCACGGCACGATCtgaccttttttttaaaggatcctTTGGGCTGGTGAGCAGAGTACTACTGCAGAGGAACGAAAGGAAGTAGGAAGACCAGTGAAGAGGTGACTGCGATCCTTCAGCTGAGaagtgatggtggcttggacaagGGCTGTGGCCGCGGAAATAAAGAGAAGTGGAGAGATTGGAGCTATAGTTCTGAGGTTGAACTGACAGGACTCGCTCACAGGATGTGTGCGTGCAAGGAAAAGGGGGGTCTGCTCTGACAACTGGGTGAAAGGATCATTTACCGAGATGGGAAAGTGTGGGGAAGGAACAGGTGTACCGGGGAAAACCAAGAGTTTTGCTTTGCCCATGGCACATATAAGACGCCTATTGGAAATCCACGTGCAAGAGTCAGGTTGGCTCCGAACCTCGAACTCTTGGGTGAGACTTAGCTGAAGATAGTCTGGGAGTCAGCACACCACTGCACTCTACGTCCTGGTCCATGCGTCTTCTGCGGACACAAAATAACTGCACTGCCTTTCGCCTGTCCAGCCCTGTGCATTTGCCAGAAGGCTTAGACTTTATCCTGTGGGCAACAGGCAGCAGCAAAGAGGCTACGCAGCGGAGCTCCTGTCGGGTCGGGCGGGGGAGCCGCTCAGGGCGCAGCGCTCCTCGCGCGGAGGAGACGCAACGACGTCGGGGAGGACCCGGGCAGCGGCCCCCGCTTGTCTCCCTCGACCCTCCACCTCCAGGCGCCGGCTCCCCGCTCCCCCACCCGAGcctgtcccctgccctcctccGGCATCTCCCCCTAAGCCCGGCTCGGCCTCGCTCTCACCCGCCTCCTTCTGCTCACGCCGGGCCGCGCTCTCGCCTTTGGCCTTCTGGGCGCGCGGCtcgcgcccccgccgcccgctGCCGGCTGCGCGCTTCCTAGCCATGTTGCCCGGGCAAGACTCTCCCCACGCGTGACGCACCAAGCCGCGGGCGGCGGCCCAGGTGGCGCGAGGCACGGCCACGCCCCTTCCTTACGGGCCGAGCCTCCACCCCCGGGCGAAGCTCCGCCCCAGCTCCAAACGACCAATGCAAACCTCAAGAAGCAAGAAGGGGCAAAACAGTTCTCTTTGTGCTTCCGGTGCATTGCTTCCTCGCGTTTCCGGAGACGGGGGGGCGGGGGCTCGCGTACTCTCGCGAGAGGCGGGAAAGAGCGCAGGGTTTGAAACATGGCGGACGACGTGGATCAGGTGAGTGACTTCTTCGGAGCTCGCTCCGGAGCGGCTCCcggctcccagccctgggcctgctcGGCTGTGCGTGCCAGGGTTGTCTTCTGCAAACTCGCGAGAAGGTGGCCTGTCATGCCGCCTCTTCCCAGGTCTTCGTGGCCTTAGTCGGCCCGTTGGTAACCGCGCCCCCTCCGACTGTTGCCTCAGGCCCTCAGATCTTTTCCTGTCCGAAGCCCGCCTGAAAACTAGTTATGCCTCCCGCTCGTCGCTTCCTTTGTCTTGAGGCTCACCTTTATCAGTAGAATGGAAATAATTATCCCTGTCTGCCTCACGGAGCTGTCGAAATCCTGAAAGAAAGCGTGGTGGTAAAGTTAAGGGCGAAACAATTATTACTCATTCAGCAAATCCGTAGTGAACATCAGCGTTTGCCTAGACACCGTTCTAAGCACCAGGGACACCGGCATGGACGTACGTGATCCCTGTCCCCACTTGGAGCTTATATTCTGGGGAGGACAGATGAAAAGTAAACATAAATACGTGCGTTATGTAGGAACGGTGTGGTATGGAGCACACGAGCAAGGACCTGGTATACTGAATAACTGACGGTCCTGCAGGCTTTCtcacctgctcttccctcttcccaaaaCGCTCTTCCTCAGATATCTTTGTGGATCAGGCCACAGCTTCTTCAGCTTTCTAGTGAAATCTCACCTCATCGAAGAGGTGAGGAAATAGCACTCTTCCCCaggctgctttatttttcttcaaagcatgTTAGTTGTTCATACCACGTGTATGCTGCTTTGTTTAATGTCTCTCTCCCCGCACTGGAATGTGAGGTCCTTGAGAACAAGAGTTTTGTTTTAATCGCTATTCTGTCCTCGGCTTTTAGAACAGTGCCGGAAACACTCAGATAGTTACTGAGTGAGTGAATTGGATGATCGGGGAGGCCTCTTGGAAAAGGCAGTCCTTAAAGCTACAGGATTAAAAGCTGGACAGTGGGCATCCCAGACTGAGGCTGAAGGAGCAGTAGGGCTCTGTCATGAGTCTGTTCTTACAGTATAGTAGTTATTTATGCGCCTCTCCCCACTAAaatgagctccttgagagcagggactgacTTCTGTAGTATTCTAATCCGGTATTGGTTAGCTGGCCCTTAACAAACACCTGTTCCACTGAGGAGGGGACCTGTTGAAgtcaggatttttttccccatctagCCTTTTCACGCTGTGGAGCCTGCGGCATTCAGTCACTCTCCTCCGCTGGCCTCATGTGCTCACTGAAGAAGCTAAAGAATCGTATCAACTCTCCTGGCTTCTCCTTTCCCTATGCATGAATCCAAGTCATCGCACCCTCATCTCTCTGAGACCTGTGTTTCCAACAGTTCCCTAGTAGTAATAGCTTGAACCGTTTATTGGTACTTTTCTCTTTACGAGGTACTGTTTTAAatacattagctcatttaatcctcacaagaatcGTGAAAGGAAGATTCTGGCtgcttcattttacaaacaaggagaCAATTAGAGACGGCATGATTTTTAATCTCAGTTTGTAAGTAGCAGAGTCAGCGGCTGAACCCAtgctgcctgactccaaagctagTACTTTCCACCAGTATTCTCTGCTTCCTGCTAAAGGTAGTCATGCTACTGGCCGCTGGGCACCCTAAGCTCAGCCTGCCCTGTACTGAACTCGTAATCTTCCCTCAAACCCTTATCCTTGCTTAGCATTCTGACTAGTGTGTGGTAGTCATTAAgtgaatgtttttcaaattacTAAGTGATATTGGAGGTAGGGCTAAAGTCTCTGAGAGTGACTCCCTAAACCTTGAAATTGGGTCAGGTAGTTTAGGTTTTGAGAGAACAAAGTGCAGTCGTGATTATCTTGTGTTTAACTCcttcctgtgtatgtgtgtttcggCTCTCGTTTATGTAGCacgtatgtgccaggcaccattctaagccTTCATATATGTCGTTTAAGCCTCACAACAGCAGTCCTGGGTAGGCACTATTGTTATCCACGTTTTACAGATTAGGAGACTGAGGcgcagaggggttaagtaacttgcccgcAGTCACACAGCATAGCAGTGATTTGAACACCATGCTCTCCCTACTACTGTATTTACTAAGCCTGTTTCTTTTATCAGCAACAAACTACCAACACCGTAGAAGAGCCCTTGGATCTGATCAGGCTCAGCCTGGATGAGCGAATTTATGTGAAAATGAGAAACGACAGAGAGCTTCGAGGTAGATTACATGTgagtaaatttattaaattacCTGGAAATCAGATTATGCTTTGTCATCCCACCTACCCTTTCCcccttaaaatgtaaaaactgtcCACTGTGGAAGAGCATTTTGAATGTAGACAAGAGGGAGGTGGAAAGTCACCTATATTTCTGCAAGCTGAATACaactattttattcatatttttaacctATTTTCTGTTAACAGAAATGATGTGTTTATTAAAGAACatatccatttctttcatttattccttctgtttatttgtaaataacattTACTTGTCCTGTATTCTtatttaaaacttctttaaattACTGACATGTACGTAAATTTGTAGTTGGTTGTAAAAAATGGCACagaaatacataaagtaaaaGGTGAAATTCCATTTTTTCAATTGGTAACCACTGTTAAAAGTCGTGTATAGTCTTTCAGATCTTTTCCCTGTCTTTACATGTGTGTACGTATAAATGGGTTCATATGCGTATATTTGCACCACATACACCACCTCTGAAAAAAGTAAATGGGATCTTGCTATATTACTATATTTTgagcacttttctttttcacttactCTTGGAAATTATTGATCATGAGTGCCTGTAaatctcctttattctttttaatgactgcatagaATTCTGTATTGATGGTAGTGATATTTAGATGGTTTTCCATTTCTTGCTACTATAAATAATGGTACAGTAAGCATTTTTGTAcgtatttctttttgtatatctGCAAATATTTCTACAACATTGGTCCCCTGAAGTGGtcctatttatttataaagagaGCATACTGAAGGTTTTGCCTCTTCTTGATAACTTGTTACTTTCCTGAGtatgtcatttttattactttcattcTGCCCTACAGTgattaaaaatagctaatatttattgagcatttattatatgCCATGTACTATTATTCGAAGTGTTTTGTatgtaatatctcatttaatctttataacaaccctGTGCGGGTAGATAGTAATTATGCCTGTTTTGCATTTGAGGCAGctcaggctcagaaaggtgaagttACTTGCTTAAGGTGACACAGCCTGTAAAGGGAGGGCCAGAGTATGAACCTAGGCTGTCTGACTTCAGCCCCATTCTTAAGTACTATGATTCTACCTTCCATAAAACCTAAAGGCAAAGAACCTCCTGTGCTTGGAAAGGAAGTAGGGACTTAGGGAGGCAGTAGTCTTAATATACAGCTAGCCTTGAGGGAAGAGGAACCCCAGGAAATGGAATCGCAACACCTTTGCCAGGAAAAATAGAATTGAGCTTAATCACATGGGCCACTGGCACATGGAGAGACACCCCAGGACAGACGTGTTGCCTTAACTCTTGGAGGCATCTCCAGTTCCCTGCCTAGACTCAGTTGCCTCTATCCTGCATGGCCCCCAGGCTTCTGTCTGTTTGTTCTCTGGCCCGTATCTGTAGATCTTTGCTCTTGTTGGTGTGCTCTGCCTGGCAGCCGCTTTCATTTTGGTGTGAGCTGGTGAACCATTTAACACCTTGTTAGAAGTAAGTGTAAGTGCATTTGGAACAAGGTCCCCGAAGGTTCACCTTTTAGTAAAATGCATGAGCTTTGGAGCTTGGAATGAGGACATCCCTGAATATCTGAGTTGCACCATTTATTGATTGAGCCCACAGGTGCCGGTTGTAGCTAGGCTGTAAACGGGCGGGGTGTTGCTCTACTTGCTTTACCTTGGGGTGCTTAGTTTGAGACAGGGAGGGTTGAATGGCAGTGTCTCATGCCTTTAGGAGACTGCACTGCCGTCATCTTAGCAGCTGAAGAATTTTATCTCCTTTACTGTACCTTTCTTGTCACACTGTTCCAGAGGGAGTTGAAAGAATTCTACTGAAAAGTGatgaatttgctgtttttcataattaaatattataaatgatgTGGCTGCCTTGAATAACAAGTAGGGTGGacagtttaaaaatgatttcaagttattttgagTAAATTCATTTTTGGCCACATAGTGTTGTATTTTTATCAGGTCAATTAAGTTATTGTTGGAATGATTTGCAGAGAAACAGTATATTAGTACAGCAGGATTATCTTTATTTGTGTGTGAAAGTTTGTGGTATAAGTATTGTGGTTACTTGTAATTGAGCCATTTGCATATTGTAAGCCCTATTCATTGTTTCTTAATTTGATTATTAAATTTCTTGGTCCCGCACCCTCCCACTTCAGGCTTATGATCAGCATTTAAATATGATATTGGGAGATGTAGAAGAAACTGTGACTACTATAGAAATTGATGAAGAAACATATGAAGAGATATATAAAGTAAGTCATGCAATTCTATTCATcccttttaaaatgtcagttgTTCTCAACATCCGACAGCTTGACATTTATGGAAAGCCTGTCATGTTTTGACACCTACTCATGGACTCAGAGTGTAGCAATTAAAAGCACAGgctttgaggggccggcccggtggcgtagtagttaagttcacgtgctctgctttggcagcctggggttcacaggttcatatcccaggagcagacctacacaccactcatcaagccatgctgtggtggtgtcccacatacaaaatagaggaagattggcacagatgttagctcagggccaatcttcctcgccaaaataaataaataagtaaaaaataaaaggaaaaacttcggagtcagacagacctggtttcCAGTACTGGCTTGGCCACTTCCTACCTGGAGTATGTGAGGCAAGGGAATTGACTTTGCAGACTTAATTCGACATTGGTAAGCAGGAATACTCCCAGCTACCTTATAGGGTGGCCAGGATTCAATGAGATATGACAGTCTAAGATGCATATATGTACTAGTGTATAACAGTGATACTGGGCAATATTCTTTTGTTTGATGTGGATTTGATCTATCAATATTTAATAGaaactaaaactgagaaatttaaaaatacttattaactcattaaaaataatgataaacttATAACATGTTAACATAGgtaacattttaatgaataatagctatatttcctaaaacaaaatatttagtgagaagtgtctttgttttacatttttgcaaatctctttaatgcctGACTTAGTTGATGATATCTAGATTCTCAcatctttttttctgcatttaataTGTTGTGATATGTTATAGTTGAAGAAAATCTGAAGTTCCACAGATGAGTAGTTGGAGAAGGGAGGTGTTTTTTTTGTGGCTACTCTTCTTTGATGCTACACCCAAACTCAACAAGGGGTAGATTCTTAAAGTTGCATTGTCGAATCTGAAACCACATCAGTGAACTTTTCATACTTTTGTTATGTGCAAATTTATTGGTCTGCCTTGCACTTTGAATGAATCTTTACACACACGTGATTTTGTAACATCAAGCgctggtcatttggaaaatattaggtCACTGAGTTATGCAGGTCTTCCAGATCTTCGCACATTCATTGttcaacataaaaagaaaatcacatttgttaagtCCTATAAGTATTGGGAAGCCAGTCTCTAACTCTTCTAGAGCATAGTAGTTGAAAATGTGGATTCAGATTGCaggactgcctggattcaaatcttgacTCCCTTGCTTACCAGCTGTATAATTGTACCAAATTACCCAACCTGTCTGTGACTATaattccttgtctataaaatgaggatggtaATAGGACCACTTCCTACAGCTACTGAGGATTTATTGAGAGGTTGCATGAAAGCTTGAGCTCTtaacagatctgggttcaaatcctggctgctgATGATTAGTTATGTAAACGCAGACAAAGTTATAGAAACTTTCTAAGCCTCAGGGACTCCCTCTGTAAAATGCCGGTAACTGTGCCTGCCTCCCAGGATTATAACAGGGTGCAGTGAATTTGGTGTTTGCCAAGCTGGTGACGTGGTGATCAGTGGCCATTATGATTTTGGGTAAACCTGTGTGTccagttttattccttttgtgAGTTTCACTCTCTCATTTCCAAGATTCTTATTGAAAACATTTCCACTTTAGATGTTATCTCAAACTCAGTGCATCTAAAACTAAGCTCCTGGTGTTCATCACCTGCAAAATAGGGTCATTCTCAATTTCCTATTTCTGTGCATGATTTTCTCAGTTATTTAGACCATAGGTCTCAGAATTTCCCGGGACTTCTCCCTTTCACTCACTGTAATCAGTAACTGTTTCAGTCTATTCTTCACGTTGATTTATGTGTCATTGCTTCCCCATTGCCATGACCCTAGCTCAGGTACTACTCTTCATGTCCACCTCCTTTCCAGCCCATGCATGTCTGACTGCCAAAGTAATGGTCCTCAAACACTGCTTTCATTTGTCACAGTCTTGCTTAGAGACTTTTAAGGCCTTCTGTGCCCTGTAGAGCAAAGCACAGATTCAGGCTGAGGCCCTCCAGAGTGTGATTATAACTTTCCTGTCTCCCCTCTGATGATTCCTGTAGCCGAGTTGGTCCACTCACTGTCCTCAGAGTGTGCCATCTATAgtctgcttctcttttcccatATTTCTCCTACCTGGAATGttctccctgtctctttcctACAAAGCCTGTTTCAGGAACCACCTCAGCCCCAGCTCTTCTGTGACACTTTCTCTGACCATCTCaaccttctttcctcctttggtTGGATCTTCTAATTCTTGGCCCTCTCCACTGACAGTgatcttatttactttttcatttgtatattgCTTTTCATCTTATGAGCTatttgagggcagagaccaggaCATTATTTCTTGTGTTCCCCATAGTGCCTTGTAGGCATTAAGTATATGCTCAGGTCGTTAAAGGAGTATCGagtaggggagagaggagagataaTGAAGGATAGTCTTGTTAGAGAGGCAAGGCGCATactattaagttttaaaataactggggggccagcccggtggcgcagcggttaagtgtgtacgttctgcttctcattggcctgaggttcaccagttcggatcctgggtgcagacatggcactgcttagcaaaagccttgctgtggtatgtgtcccacatataaagtagaggaagatgggcacagatgttagctcagggccaggcttcctcagtaaaaagaggaggactggcagtagttagctcagggctaatcttcctcaaaaaaaaaataataaaaaataaaataaaataactgtgaaGTGGAACAGCATGAATAGATGAAAAGTCACAGCCTTCCAAGAATtgatttttatccagtttcaGCTTCTGGTATATAACTTGCTAACCAGTTTTATTAGGCTcttaatattttgcctttttgttgattttatttgagGATGTCAGTGGGTCTATTTTTCCAAGATTTGACAGTATTATAGTTTGTAACAAAAGTTGATTAGCCTCTTTCTGCATTCACTTCCTTGACTGAAAAATGAGATGATTGGTAATGA is from Equus przewalskii isolate Varuska chromosome 15, EquPr2, whole genome shotgun sequence and encodes:
- the LSM3 gene encoding U6 snRNA-associated Sm-like protein LSm3, with product MADDVDQQQTTNTVEEPLDLIRLSLDERIYVKMRNDRELRGRLHAYDQHLNMILGDVEETVTTIEIDEETYEEIYKSTKRNIPMLFVRGDGVVLVAPPLRVG